Part of the Bacillus cereus group sp. RP43 genome is shown below.
TTGTACCTACGTACGTTTTTCCTCCGCGAGGAATCGCGAACACCATACGTTTATCTGGTGTATCGAAGTAAATCGCTTGCCCTAATGGGAAACGTTTTTGGTCAATTACTAAGTGAACACCTTTTGATAACTGTAGTACTTTACCTTTTTTCGAGTTATCTTTTTCACGAAGTGTATCTACCCAAGGACCAGCTGCGTTTACAATTTTCTTACCGTAAACTTCATATACTTCTCCGTCTAGTAAATCGATTACACGTACACCGCATACTTTTCCATCTTTATATAAGAAACTGTCTACTTTTGCGTAGTTAACAGCTTTCGCACCGTGTTCAATCGCTTCTTTCATTACTTCAATTGTAAGACGCGCATCGTCTGTACGATATTCTACGTAGTAACCGCCGCCTTTTAATCCTTCTTGTTTTACAAGAGGTTCTTTGTTCAGCGTTTCTTCACGGTTAAACATCTTTCTGCGCTCGCTTCGTTTTACACCTGCTAAGAAGTCGTATACACGAAGACCAATTGATGTACTAAATGACCCGAACGTGCCGCCTGTATGGAACGGAAGTAACATCCACTCTGGTGTTGTTACATGGGGACCGTTCTCATATACGATCGCACGCTCTTTCCCCACCTCTGCTACCATTTTCACTTCAAGTTGTTTTAAATAACGTAAACCGCCGTGTACAAGTTTCGTTGAACGACTTGATGTACCTGCTGCAAAGTCCTGCATTTCAAACACAATCGTTGATAAACCGCGTGTTGCCCCATCTAATGCAATACCAGAACCAGTAATACCTCCACCAATTACGATCACATCTAACTCTTGTTTATTTACTCCATTTAATACGTCTTTACGTTGTTTACTTGAAAATTTCATGGTAATTCCTCCCTTTGATAACGAAAAAAGAGACCACGAACTCCGCTATAGATTTCGCCTCTATAGCGTGTTGTGGTCTCTCCAAATCTCCTACCGAATTATTAACTTGTCACCATTATAACACTGTTTATGATTATTTGAAAGCTTTTGTTGCTTCAATTGCTTTTTTCCATCCAGCATATAGCTCTTCGCTTGTTTCCGCTTCCATTGCTGGTGTAAAGCGTTTATCCATATGCCACTGCTCTTTAATTTCGTCTTGATTTTTCCAATATCCAACCGCAAGACCAGCTAAGTATGCTGCCCCTAAAGCTGTCGTTTCATTGATCACCGGGCGTTCTACAGGTACGTCTAACATATCGCTTTGGAACTGCATTAAGAAGTTATTCTTAACTGCTCCCCCGTCAACGCGTAATGTGTTCAGTTTAATACCTGAATCAGCTTCCATTGCACATAATACATCTTTCGTTTGGTATGCTAAAGATTCTAGCGTCGCACGAATGAAATGCTCTTTCGTCGTACCGCGTGTTACACCAAACATAGCGCCGCGCACTTCACTATCCCAGTACGGTGTACCTAATCCTACGAATGCTGGTACAACGTATACGCCGTCAGTTGATTCAACGCGAGAAGCGTACACTTCACTCTCACTTGCATCTTTAAACATGCGCATTCCGTCACGTAACCACTGAATTGCAGAACCTGCTACGAAAATACTTCCTTCTAATGCGTAATTTACTTTACCATCTAAACCCCATGCAATTGTTGTTAATAGGCCATGCTCAGAAGCAACTGCTTTTTCACCTGTGTTCATTAACATGAAGCAACCAGTTCCGTAAGTATTTTTCGCCATACCTTCACCGAAACAAGCTTGTCCAAATAATGCTGCTTGTTGGTCACCAGCTACACCTGCAATCGGTACATTTTGACCGAAGAAGTGATAATCAATTGTTTCTCCATATATTTCAGATGATGGACGTACTTCTGGAAGCATACTCTTTGGTACTGTTAACATGTCTAGAAGCTCATCATCCCACTGTAAGTCGTGAATGTTAAACATTAATGTACGTGATGCATTTGAGTAATCTGTTACGTGCGCTTTACCACCAGACAATTTCCATACAAGCCATGTATCAATTGTTCCGAATAATAGCTCGCCGTTTTCCGCTTTTTCTCTTGCACCTTCAACGTTATCTAA
Proteins encoded:
- the glpD gene encoding aerobic glycerol-3-phosphate dehydrogenase, whose translation is MKFSSKQRKDVLNGVNKQELDVIVIGGGITGSGIALDGATRGLSTIVFEMQDFAAGTSSRSTKLVHGGLRYLKQLEVKMVAEVGKERAIVYENGPHVTTPEWMLLPFHTGGTFGSFSTSIGLRVYDFLAGVKRSERRKMFNREETLNKEPLVKQEGLKGGGYYVEYRTDDARLTIEVMKEAIEHGAKAVNYAKVDSFLYKDGKVCGVRVIDLLDGEVYEVYGKKIVNAAGPWVDTLREKDNSKKGKVLQLSKGVHLVIDQKRFPLGQAIYFDTPDKRMVFAIPRGGKTYVGTTDTFYDKDAAVPHMTTEDRTYIINAINYMFPSVKITEKDVESSWAGVRPLIYEEGKNASEISRKDEIWTSESGLITIAGGKLTGYRKMAEMVVDYVTNLLQKEGHSAYPKSDTKHMPISGGHVSGSHGFSAFIAKKAGEGTKYGLTTAQAEEFAKFYGSNVDVLFDLAKKHKDEAKEYNMPLDVLIPLVYAMDYEMTAKPVDFFVRRRGAVFFNIHWVYEWKEAVINYMAAKLGWSKEEQMKYTAELEKALTDAVIPVDQQEQAAALA
- the glpK gene encoding glycerol kinase GlpK — protein: MKKYILSLDQGTTSSRAILFNKEGKIVHSAQKEFTQHFPKPGWVEHNAQEIWGSILAVIATCLSEADVKPEQIAGIGITNQRETAVVWDKTTGKPIYNAIVWQSRQTVEICDELKEKGYSDMVREKTGLLIDAYFSGTKVKWILDNVEGAREKAENGELLFGTIDTWLVWKLSGGKAHVTDYSNASRTLMFNIHDLQWDDELLDMLTVPKSMLPEVRPSSEIYGETIDYHFFGQNVPIAGVAGDQQAALFGQACFGEGMAKNTYGTGCFMLMNTGEKAVASEHGLLTTIAWGLDGKVNYALEGSIFVAGSAIQWLRDGMRMFKDASESEVYASRVESTDGVYVVPAFVGLGTPYWDSEVRGAMFGVTRGTTKEHFIRATLESLAYQTKDVLCAMEADSGIKLNTLRVDGGAVKNNFLMQFQSDMLDVPVERPVINETTALGAAYLAGLAVGYWKNQDEIKEQWHMDKRFTPAMEAETSEELYAGWKKAIEATKAFK